In one Tripterygium wilfordii isolate XIE 37 chromosome 22, ASM1340144v1, whole genome shotgun sequence genomic region, the following are encoded:
- the LOC119990577 gene encoding calmodulin-2/4 isoform X1 — translation MMLSHVAVCCEVCALLIHLIVAIMVSLQCNCYEFLSGCITTKELGTVMRSLGQNPTEAELQDMINEVDADGNGTIDFPEFLNLMARKMKDTDSEEELKEAFRVFDKDQNGFISAAELRHVMTNLGEKLTDEEVDEMIREADVDGDGQINYDEFVKVMMAK, via the exons ATGATGTTATCCCATGTTGCTGTTTGTTGTGAAGTGTGTGCATTATTGATTCATTTGATTGT TGCCATTATGGTTTCACTCCAATGTAATTGTTATGAATTTCTCTCAGGTTGCATTACCACCAAGGAGCTTGGAACTGTGATGAGATCTCTGGGGCAGAACCCAACTGAAGCTGAGCTCCAGGACATGATAAATGAGGTCGATGCTGATGGCAATGGTACCATTGATTTCCCAGAATTCCTCAATCTGATGGCCAGGAAGATGAAGGACACTGATTCCGAGGAGGAGCTCAAGGAAGCTTTTCGGGTTTTTGACAAGGACCAGAATGGCTTTATTTCTGCTGCTGAGCTTCGCCATGTGATGACAAATCTCGGTGAGAAGCTGACAGACGAGGAAGTTGACGAGATGATCCGTGAGGCTGATGTGGATGGTGATGGGCAGATCAACTATGACGAGTTTGTGAAAGTCATGATGGCCAAGTGA
- the LOC119991695 gene encoding L-ascorbate oxidase-like isoform X2, with translation MAINGKFPGPTIRAVAGDTIHVELTNKLHTEGVVIHWHGIRQFGTPWADGTASISQCAINPGETFIYRFKVDKAGTYFYHGHYGMQRSAGLYGSLIVDVAEGEKPPFHYDGEFNLLLSDWWHQSVHEQEIGLSSIPFRWIGEPQTILMNGRGQYNCSLAAHFSSNSSLSKCTLRGGEQCAPHILHALPNKIYRLRIASTTALAALNLAIGNHKMVVVEADGNYLQPFEVQDLDIYSGESYSVLITTNQDPTQNYWVSVGVRGREPKTPQGLTLLNYLPNSASKLPPSAPPVTPRWDDYDHSKAFSNKILALMGSPKPPTNYDHRIILLNTQNRINGYTKWAINNVSLAVPATPYLGSIKYGLKHAFDRNPPPENFSSNYDVMKPPMNPNSTHGNGVYMLNLNTTVDVILQNANTLTANTSEIHPWHLHGHDFWVLGYGEGKFRDGDEKKFNLKNPPLRNTAVIFPFGWTALRFVTDNPGVWAFHCHIEPHLHMGMGVVFAEGVHRVGNIPNQALACGLTGKRFMKNN, from the exons ATGGCTATAAACGGGAAGTTCCCCGGGCCGACGATCCGAGCCGTAGCCGGAGACACTATTCATGTGGAACTCACGAACAAACTCCACACTGAAGGTGTTGTCATACACTGGCATGGAATCAGACAG TTTGGAACACCATGGGCAGATGGGACAGCTTCTATTTCCCAGTGTGCTATTAACCCTGGTGAAACATTTATTTACAGGTTCAAGGTTGATAAG GCGGGAACATATTTTTACCATGGACACTATGGAATGCAAAGATCAGCTGGGTTGTACGGGTCTCTGATTGTCGACGTGGCAGAAGGAGAGAAGCCGCCATTCCACTATGATGGTGAGTTCAATTTGTTATTAAGCGATTGGTGGCACCAGAGTGTTCATGAGCAAGAGATTGGTCTCTCCTCCATCCCCTTCCGCTGGATTGGTGAACCCCAG ACCATACTGATGAATGGAAGAGGACAGTATAACTGCTCACTGGCTGCGCATTTTAGCAGCAACTCCTCCCTCAGTAAGTGCACGTTAAGGGGAGGTGAACAGTGCGCACCACACATTCTTCATGCACTTCCAAACAAGATATACAGACTCAGAATTGCCAGCACCACTGCCTTAGCTGCCCTCAACTTGGCCATTGGA aaTCACaaaatggtggtggtggaagctGATGGAAACTATCTCCAACCATTTGAAGTTCAAGACTTGGACATCTATTCTGGTGAGAGCTATTCAGTCCTTATAACAACGAACCAAGACCCAACCCAGAACTACTGGGTCTCGGTTGGTGTTAGAGGAAGAGAACCCAAGACCCCTCAAGGCCTAACCCTACTGAACTACCTTCCAAACTCTGCTTCAAAACTCCCTCCCTCTGCCCCTCCTGTGACTCCAAGATGGGATGATTATGACCACAGCAAGGCATTCTCTAACAAAATATTAGCCCTAATGGGTTCCCCAAAACCACCCACAAATTATGACCACAGAATCATTTTACTCAATACCCAGAACAGGATCAATGGGTACACTAAATGGGCTATAAACAATGTTTCCTTGGCTGTGCCTGCTACTCCTTACTTGGgttcaatcaaatatggtcTAAAACATGCTTTTGACAGAAACCCACCACCAGAGAACTTCTCAAGCAACTATGATGTGATGAAGCCACCAATGAACCCAAACTCCACTCATGGAAATGGGGTTTACATGCTGAATCTGAACACAACAGTGGATGTCATACTGCAAAATGCCAATACATTGACTGCCAACACTAGTGAAATCCACCCATGGCACTTACATGGGCATGATTTCTGGGTCTTGGGTTATGGAGAAGGAAAGTTCAGAGATGGTGATGAGAAGAAATTCAATCTGAAGAATCCACCATTGAGAAACACTGCAGTGATATTCCCTTTTGGTTGGACTGCTTTGAGGTTTGTGACTGATAATCCAGGAGTTTGGGCTTTCCATTGCCACATTGAGCCTCACTTGCATATGGGGATGGGTGTTGTTTTTGCTGAAGGGGTGCATAGAGTGGGGAATATTCCAAATCAGGCTCTTGCTTGTGGTTTGACTGGGAAGAGGTTCATGAAGAATAATTAA
- the LOC119991695 gene encoding L-ascorbate oxidase-like isoform X1 — MATSFGFLMRGLILCLCFLCLFQVSFGAKIRHYQWEVEYKFWSPDCVENPVMAINGKFPGPTIRAVAGDTIHVELTNKLHTEGVVIHWHGIRQFGTPWADGTASISQCAINPGETFIYRFKVDKAGTYFYHGHYGMQRSAGLYGSLIVDVAEGEKPPFHYDGEFNLLLSDWWHQSVHEQEIGLSSIPFRWIGEPQTILMNGRGQYNCSLAAHFSSNSSLSKCTLRGGEQCAPHILHALPNKIYRLRIASTTALAALNLAIGNHKMVVVEADGNYLQPFEVQDLDIYSGESYSVLITTNQDPTQNYWVSVGVRGREPKTPQGLTLLNYLPNSASKLPPSAPPVTPRWDDYDHSKAFSNKILALMGSPKPPTNYDHRIILLNTQNRINGYTKWAINNVSLAVPATPYLGSIKYGLKHAFDRNPPPENFSSNYDVMKPPMNPNSTHGNGVYMLNLNTTVDVILQNANTLTANTSEIHPWHLHGHDFWVLGYGEGKFRDGDEKKFNLKNPPLRNTAVIFPFGWTALRFVTDNPGVWAFHCHIEPHLHMGMGVVFAEGVHRVGNIPNQALACGLTGKRFMKNN; from the exons ATGGCTACCTCTTTTGGGTTCTTGATGAGAGGTCTCATTCTGTGTTTATGTTTCTTGTGCTTGTTTCAAGTTTCATTTGGTGCTAAGATTAGGCACTATCAATGGGAGGTGGAGTACAAGTTCTGGTCGCCGGATTGTGTAGAGAATCCGGTGATGGCTATAAACGGGAAGTTCCCCGGGCCGACGATCCGAGCCGTAGCCGGAGACACTATTCATGTGGAACTCACGAACAAACTCCACACTGAAGGTGTTGTCATACACTGGCATGGAATCAGACAG TTTGGAACACCATGGGCAGATGGGACAGCTTCTATTTCCCAGTGTGCTATTAACCCTGGTGAAACATTTATTTACAGGTTCAAGGTTGATAAG GCGGGAACATATTTTTACCATGGACACTATGGAATGCAAAGATCAGCTGGGTTGTACGGGTCTCTGATTGTCGACGTGGCAGAAGGAGAGAAGCCGCCATTCCACTATGATGGTGAGTTCAATTTGTTATTAAGCGATTGGTGGCACCAGAGTGTTCATGAGCAAGAGATTGGTCTCTCCTCCATCCCCTTCCGCTGGATTGGTGAACCCCAG ACCATACTGATGAATGGAAGAGGACAGTATAACTGCTCACTGGCTGCGCATTTTAGCAGCAACTCCTCCCTCAGTAAGTGCACGTTAAGGGGAGGTGAACAGTGCGCACCACACATTCTTCATGCACTTCCAAACAAGATATACAGACTCAGAATTGCCAGCACCACTGCCTTAGCTGCCCTCAACTTGGCCATTGGA aaTCACaaaatggtggtggtggaagctGATGGAAACTATCTCCAACCATTTGAAGTTCAAGACTTGGACATCTATTCTGGTGAGAGCTATTCAGTCCTTATAACAACGAACCAAGACCCAACCCAGAACTACTGGGTCTCGGTTGGTGTTAGAGGAAGAGAACCCAAGACCCCTCAAGGCCTAACCCTACTGAACTACCTTCCAAACTCTGCTTCAAAACTCCCTCCCTCTGCCCCTCCTGTGACTCCAAGATGGGATGATTATGACCACAGCAAGGCATTCTCTAACAAAATATTAGCCCTAATGGGTTCCCCAAAACCACCCACAAATTATGACCACAGAATCATTTTACTCAATACCCAGAACAGGATCAATGGGTACACTAAATGGGCTATAAACAATGTTTCCTTGGCTGTGCCTGCTACTCCTTACTTGGgttcaatcaaatatggtcTAAAACATGCTTTTGACAGAAACCCACCACCAGAGAACTTCTCAAGCAACTATGATGTGATGAAGCCACCAATGAACCCAAACTCCACTCATGGAAATGGGGTTTACATGCTGAATCTGAACACAACAGTGGATGTCATACTGCAAAATGCCAATACATTGACTGCCAACACTAGTGAAATCCACCCATGGCACTTACATGGGCATGATTTCTGGGTCTTGGGTTATGGAGAAGGAAAGTTCAGAGATGGTGATGAGAAGAAATTCAATCTGAAGAATCCACCATTGAGAAACACTGCAGTGATATTCCCTTTTGGTTGGACTGCTTTGAGGTTTGTGACTGATAATCCAGGAGTTTGGGCTTTCCATTGCCACATTGAGCCTCACTTGCATATGGGGATGGGTGTTGTTTTTGCTGAAGGGGTGCATAGAGTGGGGAATATTCCAAATCAGGCTCTTGCTTGTGGTTTGACTGGGAAGAGGTTCATGAAGAATAATTAA
- the LOC119991554 gene encoding leucine-rich repeat protein 1-like: MVSIGCLLLGHAFHSPIKLMETVYNTEKNHKGAPVPLCFFQNRYSSSLLFRRIFFTPSFTFSITVIVIPIHHTNPNLSLYPCCTHKRTHLASSMAASTSLWTICVTLALTLIPLVVYGNSEGDALYTLRRSLSDPDNVLQSWDPNLVNPCTWFHITCNQDNRVTRVDLGNSNLSGHLVPELGKLDYLQYLELYKNNIQGIVPAELGNLKSLISLDLYNNHLSGPIPPSLGKLKSLVFLRLNDNRLTGPIPRALVGISSLKVVDVSNNNLCGTIPTSGSFAHIPLNNFEHNPRLEGPELLGPAIYDTNCS; the protein is encoded by the exons ATGGTGTCAATTGGTTGCCTACTTCTAGGTCATGCTTTTCATTCTCCTATCAAATTGATGGAAACAGTTTATAATACAGAAA AAAACCACAAAGGAGCCCCTGTTCCACTCTGTTTTTTCCAAAACCGATACTCTTCTAGTCTTCTTTTTAGAAGAATCTTCTTCACTCCCTCTTTCACCTTTTCAATCACTGTAATTGTAATACCAATCCACCATACAAacccaaatctctctctctatccgTGCTGTACTCACAAGCGAACCCACTTGGCATCATCCATGGCGGCATCGACTTCGCTGTGGACCATCTGTGTTACTCTAGCTCTAACCCTAATTCCTCTGGTGGTCTACGGTAACTCCGAAGGAGACGCTCTCTACACCCTGCGTCGGAGCTTATCGGATCCGGATAATGTTCTCCAGAGCTGGGATCCGAACCTTGTTAACCCCTGCACTTGGTTCCACATCACTTGCAACCAAGATAACCGCGTCACTCGAGT GGACTTGGGAAATTCAAATCTATCGGGACATCTAGTTCCTGAACTTGGGAAGCTAGATTACTTGCAGTATCT GGAGCTTTACAAAAACAACATTCAAGGAATTGTTCCTGCTGAGCTAGGTAATTTGAAGAGTCTCATCAGCTTGGACTTGTATAACAACCACCTCTCTGGGCCTATTCCTCCTTCACTTGGGAAATTGAAGTCTCTTGTGTTTCT ACGGCTTAACGACAATCGATTAACTGGTCCAATCCCCAGAGCACTCGTGGGTATTTCTAGCCTCAAAGTTGT GGATGTCTCAAACAATAATTTGTGTGGAACAATTCCCACCAGTGGGTCATTTGCACACATCCCTTTGAACAA CTTCGAGCATAACCCTCGACTGGAAGGTCCAGAGTTACTGGGACCTGCGATCTATGACACTAACTGCTCATAA
- the LOC119990577 gene encoding calmodulin-2/4 isoform X2: protein MMLSHVAVCCEVCALLIHLIVAIMVSLQCNCYEFLSGCITTKELGTVMRSLGQNPTEAELQDMINEVDADGNGTIDFPEFLNLMARKMKDTDSEEELKEAFRVFDKDQNGFISAAELRHVMTNLGEKLTDEEVDEMIREADVDGDGQINYDEFVKVMMAK, encoded by the exons ATGATGTTATCCCATGTTGCTGTTTGTTGTGAAGTGTGTGCATTATTGATTCATTTGA TTGTTGCCATTATGGTTTCACTCCAATGTAATTGTTATGAATTTCTCTCAGGTTGCATTACCACCAAGGAGCTTGGAACTGTGATGAGATCTCTGGGGCAGAACCCAACTGAAGCTGAGCTCCAGGACATGATAAATGAGGTCGATGCTGATGGCAATGGTACCATTGATTTCCCAGAATTCCTCAATCTGATGGCCAGGAAGATGAAGGACACTGATTCCGAGGAGGAGCTCAAGGAAGCTTTTCGGGTTTTTGACAAGGACCAGAATGGCTTTATTTCTGCTGCTGAGCTTCGCCATGTGATGACAAATCTCGGTGAGAAGCTGACAGACGAGGAAGTTGACGAGATGATCCGTGAGGCTGATGTGGATGGTGATGGGCAGATCAACTATGACGAGTTTGTGAAAGTCATGATGGCCAAGTGA
- the LOC119991694 gene encoding ETHYLENE INSENSITIVE 3-like 1 protein codes for MPIFDDILLAGDVEFLNASPAGAAQPGQDPRVGEEEESDDDIDVETLERRMWKDKMRLKRLREQQAAPPVEGVDVAKQRQSQEQARRKKMSRAQDGILKYMLKMMEVCKAQGFVYGIIPEKGKPVTGASDNLREWWKDRVRFDRNGPAAIAKYQADNLIPGTSDAGSTIGPTPHTLQELQDTTLGSLLSSLMQHCNPPQRRFPLEKGVPPPWWPTGNEVWWPQLGLPKDQSPPPYKKPHDLKKAWKVGVLTAVIKHISPDIAKIRKLVRQSKCLQDKMTAKESSTWLAIINQEETVARELFPDMCPPLSTAGGSGSLVINDCSEYDVEGREGDSFDVQEVKPESLDLSKFRMERMMGLPVQQPYSINGESISNLDFIRKRKPSDDLASMMNQAIYTCEVSQCPYSDIRLGFRDRTARDNHQMNCRQRGNSTQFGGSNFQINEVKPLIFPQQSYVEPTAAAPTANLVPTRFDSNSKVAGPTVRLAPPSFDVSTLAVPDDGQKMLNELLSMYDTEVQGSNITSSSNSAVVAGAQNSFRPNVQHRPDQAICNQGTVMEGNFFQHSNGHNHQQMFPLDNGHLQRLQTLNPPINSGPSNSNLTNQNHNSFNTMFGAPFDLSSFNFKEDNLHGLMDALPKQDTTWFQ; via the coding sequence ATGCCGATATTCGATGACATCCTACTCGCAGGCGACGTGGAGTTCCTGAATGCTTCTCCTGCAGGGGCTGCTCAACCTGGGCAAGATCCCAGAGtaggggaggaggaggagtctGATGACGACATAGACGTTGAGACGCTGGAGAGGCGTATGTGGAAGGACAAGATGCGCCTTAAAAGGCTTAGGGAACAACAGGCGGCTCCACCAGTGGAAGGGGTTGACGTTGCAAAGCAGCGGCAATCCCAGGAGCAGGCCAGGAGGAAGAAGATGTCTCGGGCGCAAGATGGCATCCTCAAATACATGCTGAAGATGATGGAAGTCTGCAAGGCGCAAGGTTTTGTCTACGGGATTATCCCAGAGAAGGGCAAACCAGTTACAGGGGCATCCGACAACCTCAGAGAGTGGTGGAAGGACAGAGTGAGGTTTGATCGGAACGGTCCAGCTGCTATTGCCAAGTATCAGGCTGATAACTTAATACCTGGCACGAGTGATGCTGGAAGTACCATCGGTCCGACCCCACACACTTTGCAGGAGCTTCAGGATACAACTCTTGGTTCCCTCCTCTCGTCGCTGATGCAGCACTGCAACCCTCCGCAGAGGCGGTTTCCATTGGAGAAAGGAGTTCCTCCACCATGGTGGCCCACGGGGAATGAGGTATGGTGGCCACAGCTGGGATTGCCGAAGGACCAAAGCCCTCCACCATACAAGAAGCCGCATGATTTGAAGAAGGCTTGGAAGGTTGGCGTCCTCACTGCAGTCATCAAGCATATATCTCCAGATATAGCCAAGATCCGCAAGCTTGTTCGACAGTCGAAATGCTTGCAGGACAAGATGACAGCCAAGGAAAGTTCCACTTGGCTTGCCATTATCAACCAAGAGGAGACTGTGGCTAGGGAGCTTTTCCCTGACATGTGTCCACCTCTTTCAACTGCAGGAGGAAGCGGATCCTTGGTGATCAATGACTGCAGTGAATACGATGTGGAAGGGCGTGAAGGAGACAGCTTTGATGTGCAAGAAGTGAAGCCAGAGTCTCTGGATTTGTCCAAGTTTAGGATGGAAAGAATGATGGGACTGCCCGTTCAACAGCCTTACTCAATCAATGGAGAAAGCATCAGTAACTTGGACTTCATCCGCAAGAGGAAGCCTTCGGATGATCTGGCCAGCATGATGAATCAGGCGATCTACACATGCGAGGTTAGCCAGTGTCCATATAGCGACATCCGCCTCGGCTTTCGGGACAGGACTGCTAGGGACAACCACCAAATGAATTGCCGGCAAAGAGGCAATTCTACTCAGTTCGGTGGATCGAACTTTCAGATCAATGAAGTCAAACCATTGATCTTCCCTCAACAATCGTATGTCGAGCCCACAGCTGCTGCTCCAACAGCGAACCTGGTGCCAACTCGGTTTGACTCGAACTCGAAGGTAGCTGGACCAACAGTGAGGTTGGCTCCTCCTAGCTTTGATGTGTCCACACTTGCGGTGCCAGATGACGGGCAGAAGATGCTGAACGAGCTGCTGTCAATGTACGACACTGAGGTCCAGGGCAGCAATATCACAAGCTCCAGCAACAGTGCAGTTGTTGCGGGAGCTCAAAATTCCTTCCGGCCTAATGTTCAGCACCGGCCAGACCAGGCCATCTGCAATCAAGGGACTGTGATGGAGGGAAATTTCTTCCAACATTCCAACGGGCACAACCACCAGCAGATGTTCCCTCTGGATAATGGCCACCTTCAGCGGCTCCAGACCCTAAATCCTCCTATCAACAGCGGGCCATCCAACAGCAATCTCACCAACCAGAATCACAACAGCTTCAACACAATGTTCGGGGCTCCATTCGACCTCTCATCCTTCAACTTCAAGGAAGATAATCTTCACGGGCTAATGGACGCTCTCCCGAAGCAGGACACGACATGGTTCCAGTGA